In Flavobacterium cerinum, one genomic interval encodes:
- the glmS gene encoding glutamine--fructose-6-phosphate transaminase (isomerizing) produces MCGIVGYVGHRDAYPVIVKGLKRLEYRGYDSAGVVLWDGEELKLSKTKGKVTDLEARVASEITTNGTIGMGHTRWATHGVPNDVNSHPHVSNSGDLVIIHNGIIENYEPLKKELINRGYTFKSDTDTEVLVNLIEDVQKQENLKLGKAVQKALNQVVGAYAIAVFDRKKPNEIVVARLGSPLAIGIGEGEYFIASDASPFIEYTSNAIYLEDEEMAIVRLDKPMKVRKIKDDTLVDPYIQQLQVNLEQIEKGGYEHFMLKEIYEQPNVIKDTYRGRLLANKGIIQMAGVEDNLEKFLNANRILIIACGTSWHAGLVAEYVLEEFARIPVEVEYASEFRYRNPIIYPNDVVIAISQSGETADTLAAIKLAKEKGAFVFGVCNVVGSSISRETHAGAYTHAGPEIGVASTKAFTTQITILTLIALRLAKAKGTMNNSDYQRYLLELELIPEKVEEALATNDIAKTIAQIYKDAPNCLYLGRGYNFPVALEGALKLKEISYIHAEGYPAAEMKHGPIALIDEQMPVVVIAPKQNHYDKVVSNVQEIKARSGKIIAVVTKGDTQVKELADHIIEVPDTAEALTPLLTTIPLQLLSYHIAVMRGCNVDQPRNLAKSVTVE; encoded by the coding sequence ATGTGTGGTATTGTAGGTTATGTGGGTCACAGAGATGCTTATCCTGTGATTGTAAAAGGTCTTAAAAGACTGGAATATAGAGGTTATGATAGTGCTGGTGTTGTATTGTGGGATGGTGAAGAATTAAAGCTGTCAAAAACCAAAGGAAAAGTAACGGATTTAGAAGCTCGTGTAGCGTCTGAAATAACAACTAACGGAACAATTGGGATGGGGCATACACGTTGGGCAACACATGGTGTACCTAATGATGTGAACTCGCATCCGCACGTTTCAAATTCAGGTGATCTTGTAATTATTCATAATGGAATTATCGAAAATTACGAGCCGCTTAAAAAAGAATTAATCAATAGAGGGTATACGTTTAAATCGGATACCGATACGGAAGTATTGGTTAACCTTATTGAGGATGTTCAAAAACAGGAAAATTTAAAATTAGGAAAAGCAGTTCAGAAAGCGCTTAACCAAGTGGTGGGAGCTTATGCGATTGCTGTTTTTGATAGAAAAAAACCGAATGAAATTGTGGTAGCTCGTTTGGGTAGCCCGTTAGCAATCGGAATCGGAGAAGGGGAATATTTTATTGCTTCTGATGCTTCTCCTTTTATTGAATATACAAGCAATGCTATTTATCTGGAAGATGAAGAAATGGCAATTGTGCGTTTGGATAAGCCAATGAAGGTTCGTAAAATAAAAGACGATACTTTAGTTGATCCGTATATTCAGCAACTTCAGGTAAACCTGGAGCAAATTGAAAAAGGCGGCTATGAACACTTTATGTTAAAGGAGATTTACGAGCAGCCGAATGTAATTAAAGATACTTACAGAGGACGTTTGCTGGCGAATAAAGGAATTATTCAAATGGCAGGCGTTGAAGATAATCTGGAAAAATTCCTGAATGCCAACCGTATTCTTATCATTGCCTGCGGAACCTCATGGCATGCAGGATTAGTGGCGGAATATGTATTGGAAGAGTTTGCGAGAATTCCGGTGGAAGTAGAATATGCTTCGGAATTTCGTTATAGAAACCCGATCATTTATCCGAATGATGTGGTAATTGCAATCTCACAGTCGGGAGAAACAGCTGATACGTTAGCTGCGATTAAACTGGCAAAAGAAAAAGGAGCTTTTGTATTTGGTGTGTGTAATGTGGTAGGTTCGTCTATTTCCCGTGAAACACATGCCGGTGCTTATACGCATGCCGGACCTGAAATTGGTGTGGCTTCTACGAAAGCTTTTACGACTCAAATAACTATTCTGACGTTAATTGCGTTGCGTTTAGCGAAAGCAAAAGGAACAATGAATAATTCGGATTACCAACGTTATTTGTTGGAATTGGAATTAATTCCGGAAAAAGTAGAAGAAGCATTGGCTACAAATGATATTGCCAAAACGATTGCTCAGATTTATAAAGATGCGCCGAATTGTCTTTATCTTGGAAGAGGGTATAATTTCCCGGTAGCATTAGAAGGAGCATTGAAGTTAAAAGAAATTTCTTATATCCATGCTGAAGGGTATCCTGCGGCAGAGATGAAACACGGTCCGATTGCATTAATTGATGAGCAAATGCCGGTTGTGGTTATCGCGCCGAAACAAAATCACTATGATAAGGTGGTAAGTAATGTTCAGGAAATCAAAGCCAGAAGCGGAAAAATTATCGCTGTGGTAACCAAAGGTGATACTCAGGTTAAGGAATTGGCAGATCATATTATTGAAGTTCCGGATACGGCTGAAGCATTGACGCCGTTGTTGACGACAATTCCGTTGCAGTTGTTATCGTATCATATTGCGGTAATGCGCGGATGTAATGTCGATCAGCCTAGAAACCTGGCGAAATCAGTTACGGTAGAATAA
- the atpD gene encoding F0F1 ATP synthase subunit beta, translating into MSKRIGKVAQIIGPVVDVVFNTQDAELPKIYDSLEITKNDGSKLVLEVQSHIGEDTVRTISMDSTDGLSRGQEVLASGAPIQMPIGKDIYGRLFNVIGDAIDGLGDLPKEGENGLPIHRLAPKFEDLSTSSEVLFTGIKVIDLIEPYAKGGKIGLFGGAGVGKTVLIQELINNIAKGHGGLSVFAGVGERTREGNDLLREMLESGIIKYGDDFMHSMENGGWDLSKVDKVGMRESKATFVFGQMNEPPGARARVALSGLSIAEYFRDGAGEGQGKDVLFFVDNIFRFTQAGSEVSALLGRMPSAVGYQPTLATEMGAMQERITSTKNGSITSVQAVYVPADDLTDPAPATTFAHLDATTVLSRKIAELGIYPAVDPLDSTSRILTPQILGNDHYDCAQRVKEILQKYKQLQDIIAILGMEELSEEDKLAVSRARRVQRFLSQPFHVAEQFTGIPGVLVDIKDTIKGFNMIIDGELDHLPEAAFNLKGTIEDVIEAGQKMLAEA; encoded by the coding sequence ATGTCTAAACGAATAGGAAAAGTTGCACAGATTATCGGACCAGTGGTTGACGTAGTATTCAACACACAAGACGCCGAACTTCCAAAGATTTATGATTCATTAGAAATCACTAAAAATGATGGTTCAAAATTAGTACTTGAAGTACAATCTCACATAGGTGAAGATACAGTTCGTACTATCTCAATGGATTCTACAGACGGATTAAGTAGAGGTCAAGAAGTTTTAGCTTCTGGAGCTCCGATCCAAATGCCAATCGGGAAAGATATTTATGGACGTTTGTTTAATGTAATCGGAGACGCTATTGACGGTCTTGGAGATTTGCCAAAAGAAGGTGAAAACGGATTACCGATCCACCGTTTGGCTCCAAAATTTGAAGATTTATCAACGTCATCAGAAGTTTTATTCACAGGTATCAAAGTAATCGATTTGATCGAGCCTTATGCAAAAGGAGGGAAAATCGGATTGTTTGGTGGTGCAGGTGTAGGTAAAACAGTATTGATCCAGGAGTTGATTAACAATATTGCAAAAGGTCACGGTGGTCTTTCTGTATTCGCAGGAGTAGGTGAAAGAACACGTGAAGGAAATGACTTACTTCGTGAGATGTTAGAGTCTGGTATTATCAAATACGGTGATGATTTCATGCACTCTATGGAAAATGGAGGATGGGATTTATCTAAAGTAGATAAAGTAGGAATGAGAGAGTCTAAAGCTACTTTCGTTTTCGGTCAGATGAATGAGCCGCCGGGAGCACGTGCACGTGTTGCTTTATCCGGATTATCTATCGCTGAATATTTCCGTGACGGAGCTGGTGAAGGACAAGGGAAAGATGTACTATTCTTCGTTGATAACATCTTCCGTTTTACACAGGCAGGTTCTGAGGTGTCTGCATTATTAGGACGTATGCCATCTGCGGTAGGTTACCAACCGACATTAGCAACTGAGATGGGTGCTATGCAGGAGCGTATTACCTCAACTAAAAACGGATCTATTACATCTGTACAGGCGGTTTACGTACCTGCGGATGACTTAACGGATCCGGCACCGGCTACAACGTTTGCCCACTTAGATGCAACTACAGTATTGTCTCGTAAAATTGCTGAGTTAGGTATTTATCCGGCTGTAGATCCATTGGATTCTACTTCTCGTATCCTTACACCGCAAATTTTAGGAAATGATCACTATGACTGTGCTCAAAGAGTAAAAGAGATCTTACAGAAATACAAACAATTACAAGATATTATCGCGATCCTAGGTATGGAAGAATTATCTGAAGAAGATAAACTAGCTGTATCAAGAGCACGTCGTGTACAACGTTTCTTATCGCAACCTTTCCACGTAGCGGAGCAGTTTACTGGTATCCCGGGTGTATTGGTGGATATTAAAGATACAATCAAAGGTTTCAACATGATTATTGACGGTGAGTTAGATCACTTACCGGAAGCAGCATTCAACTTGAAAGGTACTATCGAAGATGTTATCGAGGCCGGACAAAAAATGTTGGCAGAAGCCTAA
- a CDS encoding F0F1 ATP synthase subunit epsilon — translation MIVEIVSPEATLFKGEVTSVAVPGVNGEFQMLNNHAPIVSLLAKGNVKIVGSGLKIAKEFAAKFNKINEQTYWLPINSGTVEMNDNKIIVLAD, via the coding sequence ATGATTGTAGAAATAGTTTCACCGGAAGCCACTTTATTCAAAGGAGAAGTTACTTCTGTAGCTGTTCCGGGAGTAAATGGTGAGTTCCAGATGTTGAATAATCACGCGCCAATCGTTTCTTTATTAGCTAAAGGAAATGTGAAAATTGTTGGTTCAGGATTGAAAATTGCAAAAGAATTTGCAGCTAAATTCAACAAAATTAACGAGCAAACTTATTGGTTGCCGATTAATTCCGGAACTGTAGAAATGAATGACAATAAAATTATTGTTTTAGCAGACTAA
- a CDS encoding zinc-dependent metalloprotease, producing the protein MKKQLQLAVLLLFSFSTGFSQSQKLWKTIDENSIATQKKVNRSSTPRNYNLFTLDLNTLKNSLANAPVRGQFEGKSNVIIELPNAKGELEHFRVMETPIMEATLAAKYPMIKSYAAQGVENPASVARFSVTQLGLHSMTLSSEESTVFIDPYTEDRQNYIVYNKAALHKAFSDFSCLTDDGIKLPSLTEDRVGSSETALNTDDKKLRTYRLAQSCTAEYGNIFAGTGTDAQKRANIQAQMAITMTRVNGVYERDLSITMVFVANNDLLIYFGSTTADPWNGEYNVRTGITIDAAIGFTNYDIGHNFNTSGGGNAGCIGCVCSTSSNPNGGFHKGTGMTGMSNPTGDAFDIDYVAHEMGHQFGGYHTQSSSNCRSGSGLTEVEPGSGSTIMGYAGICPANVQNNSDDYFTYVNIRDILDNVKTGVSSSCAQITTITNNPPTADAGRDYVIPKSTAFILTGSGTDPDGDALTYTWEQNDPQNPNSSAAPVATRVNGPMFRSIRGTSSPTRYMPALATVLAGNTANTWEVCPSVARTLNFSLTVRDNKAGGGQTASDLMRVTVNGTAGPFLVTAPNTNVSWQAGTNQNITWDVAGTTANGVNTPYVDIYLSTNGGASFNTLLASKVPNDGSEIVSIPNTPGNQNRIMVRGYDNIFYDLSNTNFTITAPATTFTSAFNGVAGEQNKSICTGSNVSYTIDYKTLGGFSGNTTFSVSGNPAGTTVTFAPTSLSTDGTTTMTVTNTGAATPGFYTLAVTATSGSATKTTNFYLDLLNSNFGTLSLTTPADQAVAQNTTVTLTWAANSNANAYDIQVATDNTFSNIINSGTSATNSYTVSGLSEATNYFWRVLPKNSACIGTYSNPFKFTTGQISCASSVSTNVPITISASGAPTINSSLNIPSGGVISDVNITMNVSHTWINDLTATLISPSGTQVQLYARPCSNNDIQNIVATFDDSGIPVVCGTNPGISGTVQPTQALSAFNGQNSTGNWTLRISDAFNEDGGVLNSWSLNICTVSAAILGTVENKLSNFILYPNPNNGSFHVQFSSDSSSATEITVFDISGRRIYNQSFQSTVNFNESIQLQNAQSGIYLVTVKNGERQETQKIVIR; encoded by the coding sequence ATGAAAAAACAATTACAACTAGCCGTATTGTTACTTTTTTCATTTTCCACCGGCTTTTCACAATCGCAGAAGCTATGGAAAACGATAGACGAAAACAGTATAGCAACCCAAAAAAAAGTTAATCGTAGTTCTACCCCCAGAAACTACAATCTGTTTACCTTAGACTTGAATACTTTAAAAAACAGCCTTGCCAACGCACCGGTTCGAGGTCAATTTGAAGGCAAATCCAATGTTATTATTGAACTTCCAAATGCTAAAGGAGAATTAGAACACTTCCGCGTTATGGAAACCCCGATCATGGAAGCGACTTTAGCTGCAAAATATCCAATGATCAAATCGTATGCCGCTCAAGGCGTTGAGAATCCCGCTTCTGTAGCCCGGTTTTCCGTAACGCAATTGGGATTACACAGTATGACTTTATCAAGCGAAGAAAGCACTGTTTTTATCGATCCTTATACCGAAGATCGTCAAAACTACATCGTATACAATAAAGCAGCTCTTCACAAAGCCTTTTCCGACTTCTCCTGCCTTACCGATGACGGAATCAAGTTACCTTCTCTAACCGAAGACAGAGTAGGAAGTTCTGAAACCGCTCTTAACACGGACGATAAAAAACTACGAACTTACCGCCTGGCACAATCCTGTACCGCAGAGTACGGGAATATTTTTGCCGGAACCGGAACAGATGCTCAAAAACGGGCTAACATTCAGGCTCAAATGGCGATTACAATGACTCGAGTTAATGGTGTTTACGAAAGAGATCTTTCCATCACTATGGTATTCGTAGCCAACAATGACCTGTTGATTTACTTCGGAAGCACAACAGCCGATCCATGGAATGGTGAATATAACGTACGCACCGGTATTACTATTGATGCAGCTATTGGTTTTACTAATTATGATATCGGACATAATTTTAACACTTCAGGAGGCGGAAATGCAGGATGTATCGGATGTGTATGCAGCACCAGCAGCAATCCAAACGGCGGTTTTCACAAAGGAACCGGAATGACCGGAATGTCCAATCCTACCGGTGATGCTTTCGACATTGATTATGTAGCCCATGAAATGGGACATCAATTTGGAGGCTATCACACTCAAAGTAGCTCTAATTGTCGTTCAGGTAGCGGATTAACCGAAGTAGAACCGGGTTCAGGTTCAACAATTATGGGTTATGCCGGAATATGTCCTGCCAATGTTCAAAACAATAGTGACGATTATTTTACGTATGTGAATATTCGCGATATTCTGGACAATGTTAAGACCGGTGTAAGCTCCAGCTGTGCTCAAATCACAACTATTACAAATAATCCTCCTACTGCTGATGCCGGTAGAGACTATGTAATTCCAAAGTCGACCGCTTTTATATTAACCGGAAGCGGAACCGATCCGGATGGTGATGCATTAACGTATACCTGGGAGCAAAATGATCCTCAAAACCCGAACTCATCTGCCGCACCGGTAGCAACTCGTGTAAACGGTCCGATGTTCCGATCTATTCGAGGCACTAGCTCACCGACACGCTATATGCCTGCTTTAGCTACTGTATTAGCCGGAAATACCGCCAACACCTGGGAAGTATGCCCTTCTGTTGCACGAACACTTAATTTCTCTTTAACCGTACGTGACAATAAAGCCGGTGGCGGACAAACGGCTTCCGACCTAATGCGTGTTACAGTAAACGGAACTGCCGGACCTTTCCTTGTAACTGCACCTAACACTAACGTTTCATGGCAAGCCGGAACCAATCAGAACATAACATGGGATGTTGCCGGAACTACCGCTAATGGCGTTAACACCCCTTACGTAGACATTTACCTGTCAACTAACGGTGGCGCTTCATTCAACACCTTACTTGCCAGTAAAGTTCCGAATGACGGATCCGAGATTGTTTCTATTCCGAACACACCCGGGAATCAAAACAGAATTATGGTACGCGGTTATGATAATATTTTTTATGACCTATCGAATACCAACTTTACCATTACCGCGCCTGCCACAACTTTTACTTCTGCTTTTAACGGTGTAGCCGGCGAACAGAACAAATCAATCTGTACAGGATCGAACGTATCTTATACAATCGATTATAAAACATTAGGTGGTTTCTCCGGAAATACTACATTCAGCGTTAGCGGAAACCCTGCCGGAACTACGGTTACTTTCGCACCTACAAGTCTTTCTACAGATGGCACAACAACGATGACTGTTACGAATACCGGAGCAGCTACACCCGGATTTTACACATTAGCTGTTACCGCAACATCCGGATCCGCGACTAAAACAACTAATTTTTACCTGGATCTGCTAAATTCCAACTTCGGAACCCTGTCTTTAACCACACCTGCTGATCAAGCTGTTGCACAAAACACAACCGTTACTTTGACATGGGCTGCAAATAGTAATGCTAACGCCTATGATATACAAGTTGCCACCGATAATACTTTCAGCAACATTATCAACTCCGGCACATCAGCAACAAATAGTTATACCGTATCCGGATTATCAGAGGCAACGAACTATTTCTGGCGCGTATTACCAAAGAACAGTGCGTGTATCGGAACATACAGCAATCCGTTTAAATTTACAACCGGACAAATCAGCTGTGCTTCCAGTGTTTCAACCAATGTTCCTATAACGATTTCTGCATCGGGCGCTCCAACGATCAACTCATCACTAAATATTCCTTCAGGAGGCGTTATTTCAGATGTAAATATCACGATGAATGTATCTCATACCTGGATAAACGACTTAACTGCAACTTTAATCAGTCCATCCGGGACACAAGTTCAGCTTTACGCTCGTCCATGTAGCAATAATGACATTCAGAATATCGTTGCTACATTTGACGACAGTGGCATTCCGGTAGTTTGCGGCACCAATCCGGGCATTTCAGGCACCGTACAACCCACACAGGCATTATCCGCTTTTAACGGTCAGAATTCAACCGGAAACTGGACTTTACGTATATCTGATGCCTTTAACGAAGACGGAGGCGTATTAAATAGTTGGAGTCTGAATATTTGCACTGTGAGTGCTGCTATTTTAGGCACTGTTGAAAACAAATTAAGCAACTTTATACTCTATCCGAATCCGAACAACGGTTCCTTCCATGTTCAGTTTTCTTCGGACAGCAGTAGTGCAACCGAAATTACTGTTTTTGATATCAGCGGACGACGTATTTACAACCAAAGCTTTCAATCGACCGTAAACTTTAACGAATCGATTCAGCTACAAAATGCACAATCCGGCATTTATCTGGTAACGGTTAAAAACGGAGAAAGACAGGAAACACAGAAGATTGTGATCCGATAA
- a CDS encoding aminotransferase class I/II-fold pyridoxal phosphate-dependent enzyme: protein MKRFPASLSAKLQSRIEVNALRQLPGSKNGVDFSSNDYLGFSRSETLFQNTQSLLSAQQNHCNGATGSRLLSGNFSLYMETEAMIAAFHRSSAALIFNSGYDANLGFFSAVPQRNDVVLYDELSHASIRDGIRLSNARSYKFLHNDLEDLERQINRFRKEETVIYIVTETVFSMDGDCPDLEQMALLSDRYGCFLVVDEAHALGVFGDKGEGLVQALQLEPLIFARIMTYGKGLGCHGAAILGDQRLRDYLVNFARSFIYTTGLSPHAVATIQAAYKMLEEERDSGIKLKENIIHFNQVKNLLGLKPLFIRSKSAIQSAVIPGNEKVKYIADQLGQSGFDVRPIMAPTVPEGQERLRFCLHSYNSKEEIAAVLRILNQLL from the coding sequence ATGAAACGCTTTCCCGCATCATTATCAGCTAAACTGCAATCCCGAATAGAAGTGAATGCTTTAAGGCAATTGCCGGGTTCTAAAAACGGAGTCGATTTTTCATCCAATGATTATCTGGGTTTCTCGAGATCGGAAACACTTTTCCAAAATACTCAGTCGTTATTGTCGGCGCAACAAAATCATTGTAATGGTGCAACGGGTTCGCGACTATTATCCGGAAATTTTTCTCTTTATATGGAAACGGAGGCTATGATTGCTGCTTTTCATCGATCATCAGCTGCTTTGATTTTTAACTCGGGTTATGATGCTAATCTGGGTTTTTTTAGCGCTGTTCCGCAACGAAATGATGTTGTGTTATATGATGAGCTGAGTCATGCTTCAATACGTGACGGAATCCGACTTTCGAATGCTCGGTCGTATAAGTTTTTGCATAATGATTTAGAGGATCTGGAAAGACAAATAAATCGCTTTCGTAAAGAAGAAACAGTGATTTATATCGTTACGGAAACCGTGTTTTCAATGGACGGTGATTGTCCGGATCTGGAGCAAATGGCATTACTTTCGGATCGATACGGTTGTTTTTTGGTGGTTGATGAAGCACATGCTTTGGGTGTATTTGGCGATAAAGGTGAAGGATTGGTTCAGGCGTTACAATTGGAACCGTTGATTTTTGCCCGAATCATGACATATGGGAAAGGTTTAGGTTGTCATGGTGCTGCTATATTGGGTGATCAGAGATTAAGGGATTATCTGGTGAATTTTGCCCGCAGTTTTATTTATACTACAGGGTTGTCACCACATGCGGTAGCTACAATTCAGGCAGCTTATAAAATGTTGGAAGAAGAGCGTGATTCCGGAATAAAATTAAAAGAGAATATTATTCATTTTAATCAGGTGAAAAATCTATTGGGATTAAAGCCGTTGTTTATTCGTAGTAAATCGGCAATACAATCAGCGGTTATACCCGGAAATGAAAAAGTGAAATATATAGCGGATCAATTAGGGCAATCCGGATTTGATGTGCGTCCGATTATGGCGCCTACAGTTCCGGAAGGACAGGAACGATTGCGTTTTTGTTTGCATAGTTATAATTCAAAAGAAGAAATAGCAGCAGTATTACGCATTTTAAATCAGTTGCTGTAA
- the bioD gene encoding dethiobiotin synthase — protein sequence MKLFVTGIGTDVGKTVVATVLTEALEADYWKPVQAGDLDYSDSHKIKEKLSNTKTRIFDNAYALHTPASPHVAAKIDNVVIDLKEIKEPKTKNHLVIEGAGGILVPLNDTDSILDLIQPDYKVIVVSRHYLGSINHTLLTIEVLKARGLAVAGIIFSGKENSDSESIILNRTGVKMLGRIDEEPYFDKNVIREYADHFETVLQQL from the coding sequence ATGAAACTATTTGTAACAGGTATCGGTACGGATGTGGGGAAAACAGTCGTAGCTACCGTTTTAACGGAAGCATTGGAAGCAGATTACTGGAAACCGGTTCAGGCCGGTGATTTGGATTATTCGGATAGTCATAAGATAAAAGAGAAACTGTCGAATACGAAAACCCGGATTTTTGATAATGCTTATGCTCTACATACGCCGGCTAGTCCGCATGTTGCGGCAAAGATTGATAATGTCGTAATCGATTTGAAAGAGATCAAAGAGCCGAAAACCAAAAATCATTTAGTGATAGAAGGCGCCGGAGGAATATTGGTGCCCTTAAATGATACGGACTCAATTCTAGATTTGATTCAACCGGATTATAAAGTGATTGTGGTATCACGTCATTATTTGGGAAGTATCAATCATACATTGCTTACAATTGAAGTGTTAAAAGCAAGAGGTTTGGCTGTGGCCGGAATTATTTTTAGCGGTAAGGAAAACAGCGATTCGGAGTCGATTATTCTAAATCGTACCGGAGTGAAAATGTTAGGACGGATTGATGAAGAACCGTATTTTGATAAAAATGTGATTCGGGAATACGCGGATCATTTTGAAACGGTATTACAACAATTATAA
- the bioA gene encoding adenosylmethionine--8-amino-7-oxononanoate transaminase, with protein sequence MEKNRLQKADENHLWHPYTQHKNAHPHIAITKGKGALLWDENGKEYIDAIASWWVNPYGHSNQYIADAIYKQLTTLEHVLFGGFTHEPAVMLAGRLIPLLPANQKKIFFSDNGSTAVEVALKVALQYYFNKGEKRTKIIAFENAFHGDTFAAMAASGISFFTEAFQGAMIQVTRIPVPTPGDEEACLEVLSALLKTNEYAGFIFEPLVQGAAGMVMYQPEVLDQLIRSCKEQGVFTIADEVMTGFGKTGKNFACDYLTEQPDMMCLSKALTGGTIPMALTTFTQELFDGFYDDDVNKALFHGHTFTANPTGCAAALASLDLLLSEEIREGIARIHKQHLSFQQRIENHPRVKTTRVLGVIFALEFKRDSSDDYYGDFRNTLYRFFIEKGIILRPVGNIVYVLPPYIISEQELEKVYQIIGEALDKF encoded by the coding sequence GTGGAAAAAAACAGACTACAGAAAGCCGATGAGAATCATCTGTGGCATCCTTATACCCAACATAAAAATGCGCATCCGCATATAGCTATAACGAAAGGAAAAGGTGCTTTATTATGGGATGAGAACGGGAAAGAATATATTGATGCAATAGCTTCCTGGTGGGTGAATCCGTACGGACATTCCAATCAATATATAGCAGACGCGATTTATAAACAACTTACAACACTGGAGCATGTCCTTTTCGGAGGGTTTACACATGAACCTGCTGTAATGTTGGCAGGACGACTAATTCCGTTATTGCCCGCAAATCAGAAGAAGATTTTCTTTTCTGATAACGGATCTACGGCTGTAGAGGTGGCACTTAAAGTAGCATTACAATACTATTTTAATAAAGGGGAGAAAAGAACAAAGATAATTGCATTCGAAAATGCATTTCACGGTGATACGTTTGCGGCTATGGCGGCTAGCGGAATATCTTTCTTTACCGAAGCTTTTCAGGGAGCGATGATTCAGGTAACACGAATTCCGGTGCCGACTCCGGGTGATGAAGAAGCTTGCTTGGAAGTGCTTTCAGCGCTGTTAAAAACAAATGAATATGCCGGTTTTATATTTGAACCATTAGTTCAGGGGGCGGCCGGTATGGTAATGTATCAACCGGAAGTACTTGATCAACTGATTAGAAGTTGTAAAGAGCAAGGCGTATTTACTATAGCTGATGAAGTAATGACCGGTTTCGGAAAAACCGGGAAAAACTTTGCTTGCGATTATCTGACAGAACAACCGGATATGATGTGTCTTTCGAAAGCGTTAACCGGAGGGACAATTCCAATGGCACTGACTACGTTTACGCAGGAATTATTCGATGGTTTTTATGATGATGATGTGAATAAGGCTTTGTTTCACGGGCATACCTTTACGGCAAATCCAACCGGTTGTGCTGCTGCATTGGCCAGTCTTGATTTGCTTTTAAGCGAAGAAATCCGTGAGGGAATTGCGCGAATACATAAGCAGCATTTGTCTTTTCAACAACGCATTGAAAATCATCCGCGTGTAAAGACGACTCGGGTATTGGGGGTGATTTTTGCGTTGGAGTTTAAAAGGGATTCTTCTGATGATTACTATGGTGATTTTAGAAATACGTTGTATCGTTTCTTTATCGAGAAAGGAATCATATTACGACCTGTAGGAAATATTGTATATGTGTTGCCGCCTTATATTATTTCGGAACAGGAACTTGAAAAAGTATATCAAATTATCGGGGAAGCGTTAGATAAGTTTTAA